Within the Dolichospermum compactum NIES-806 genome, the region GAGCGCGGGCGGTTTTTAAATCGCTGATATCATCAGGATGAGGTGCGGTAAAAGGATGATGTAATGCTTCTAAACGTTTTTCATCTGCATTCCATTCAAACATGGGGAATTCTGTCACCCACAGGAAGTTAATTTTATCTTTTTCAATTAACTTAAATTCCTTAGCTACAAATTGACGAATTCTGTCTAAAGTTTTATTCACAGTGGACCTATCAGCAGCCGCAAATAATAACAAATGTCCAGCTTTTGCACCTGTTCTTGTTAAGATTTCCTGCTTTTGTTCCGGTGTCAAATTATCTTTAATTGCGCCAATGGTGTCAAGTTCACCATTTTCCCGAACGCGAATATAAGCTAATCCTTTTGCACCAGCTTCTGCGGCTTCTCGGAAAATATCGCCACCTGGTTTAATGCGAACATTAGAAATGGCATCGTTACCGTTAGGAATGGGGAGAATTTTAACAATACCACCGTTAGAAATTGCTTCTCGAAAAACTTTAAAACCGGAATCTTTTAAAACATCGGAAACATCAACTAATTCTAAACCGTAGCGGGTGTCAGGCTTATCGCTTCCGTAACGGTTCATAGCTTCCGCGTAGGGAAGACGAGGAAAAGGACGAGGTAAATCAATTCCTTTCACGGTTTTGAAAATATGACAAACTAACTTTTCGTTAAGTTCAATAATTTCATCTTCAGACATGAAACTCATTTCCATGTCTAATTGAGTAAACTCCGGTTGTCTGTCAGCACGTAAATCTTCATCCCGGAAACATCGCGCCACTTGATAGTATCTATCCATTCCCGATACCATCAATAATTGTTTGAAGAGTTGGGGAGATTGCGGTAAAGCAAACCATTCACCTTCATTAACGCGACTGGGAAGAATATAATCTCGCGCACCTTCGGGAGTTGAACGGGTGAGAATAGGGGTTTCGATTTCGATAAAACCTTCTAAGTCTTCCAGGTAGCGGCGCATGGCTTTGATGACTTGATGACGCAATTGCATATTTTGCGCCATGCGTTCCCGTCGTAAGTCCAAATAACGATATTTTAACCGCAAGTCTTCTCTAACTGTTTCCGTGTCTGCGGTGGAAACTTGGAAAGGTAATTGTTTGCGGACGGCGTTGAGCAGTTCTATTTTATCCGCATAGATTTCCACTTCGCCAGTGGGAAGTCGGGGATTTAGAGATTCTGGAGGACGTTGGGTGACTCTACCGGTGATTGCTACAACGTATTCATTGCGGAGAGCGTTAGCCTGTTCGTAGGAGTCTGGGGTGCGCTGGGGGTCGCTGACGATTTGGACAATACCAGAGCGATCGCGCAAGTCTAAGAATATCACACCACCGTGATCGCGGCGACGGTCTACCCATCCGTAAAAGGTAACAGTTTCACCAATATGTTCTTTTCGGAGTTCGCCGCAATAGTGAGTTCGCATAGTTGTTAGTTCTTTGGTTCCGGGCTAGGTTGGGTAAATGTCAAGGCTTTCCCATTATCTAGCATCAATAGTCATTGTAGTAGTTTTAGTTGAAGAAAAATCAGTTATTTTAGCCTTGACGGTGAGAAACCGCAGCTACACAGACAAAACCCATCTTTATGGGTTTCAAACCCTTAATTTTTCTTTGCTGTTTGAAAGTTAATTTCACCGCTTAGGGGTGTTATGAGGAAAATTTTTGTATAATCCATAGTTAGAGCGAGTTTAAAACTAAAAGCGCCGCGAGATAGCGACCGGATGACTGAAATGTGCTAGGGTTGAGCCAAGACTTTATTTTTATGAAAAAACGTAACGGCAATTCAACTCCAAACGCAAAATGCTTAATTTGGAAAAATGTGATTTTAAAGACCTTTCAAACCTTGCATCTCAAACGCAATATGGCGGAAATCCTGAACATAAAATGAATCCAGGTGATTTCAATCTTACGCCCCCTAGTTCTCCTAGATCCGGTAAGTCCCTTTGTGACTCTGTTAAGGTTTTCACCAGAAAGGAAGCTCTAGCTCTGCTGAGACAAGGCATTAAAAACGGATTAGTTAGTGACCGCTTTACAGGTTTGTGGCCAAAAAACGTTTGGTCTGTCATGGATGATGGAATTGCACTAGAAGCACAGCTTGAATTGCCTGAGCAAGGGTCGTATCATGGTTATCCTATGCAGAAAACAGATCCTTTCTATGAAGAGGTAATCAAGCAATGAAGGATTCGGAGTGAAAAAGCTAAATCTTAATTTTGACTGGTTGCCTAATGGTAATAATTCGCCCGAAATTCAGCAGACTATGGGTATGTTTAGTTTGCAAGCGGGAGAAATAAATCTGACTGAGAATGAGGATATTTGGACTCAAAAGATTTGCCCTACCGTTTTACTTTCTGCCTATCCCCTGGCATTATGGATGGCATCGTCATGGTGGAGATTACTTTTCGAGCCTCTTCCACCGGCAGGAATCAAACCTTCAGTTGATTGGAGAATGGCGCATGAACTAACTGCATCCAATCAAGGGTTTATTTGGCCGAGGGTCATATTCGCTTCAGATACTGAATCTATGCAAATATGGGCTACTCCATCACACCCTAGTGATAAACAGTCAGTTAGATACATAAATGGTCTTGAGCGCGCAGTCTCCGAAAACTTCCTTGAATTTGATAGCATAGCAGCAGCATTTATTGAGTCTGTTATATCCCGTCTTCATGAAACAGGAGTTTATGGCACATCTTTAGCTCACCTTTGGGAAGAAGTTCAGGAAGAACGATCTGACCCATATTCAACAATGTACTGTCGTCGTGAAGCAGAATTAGGCTATGATCCCGATGAATGTCCCGATGAGATCGTGAAAGATGCTCTGGATCTCGCTGAACGAGTTGGAAATGAAACGCTTTCTGAACTAGCTCCCACTTGCGGTAAAGAATCATCATCATCAGAAACCAAACCTTTCAGCGCAATTAAAGAACTCATTGAATCCACTGGACTCAAAGGAAAGCCCGTTAATTGGAGTAATTTGCCTGTAAATCAAGATACGGTAAAAGCGCCTTGGCAACGAGCCAAGGAAGTTGCATCTTTTGTACATAAGAAGATTGACAACGAAGAAAAACCTCTCACCAACAAGATCCT harbors:
- the aspS gene encoding aspartate--tRNA ligase; this translates as MRTHYCGELRKEHIGETVTFYGWVDRRRDHGGVIFLDLRDRSGIVQIVSDPQRTPDSYEQANALRNEYVVAITGRVTQRPPESLNPRLPTGEVEIYADKIELLNAVRKQLPFQVSTADTETVREDLRLKYRYLDLRRERMAQNMQLRHQVIKAMRRYLEDLEGFIEIETPILTRSTPEGARDYILPSRVNEGEWFALPQSPQLFKQLLMVSGMDRYYQVARCFRDEDLRADRQPEFTQLDMEMSFMSEDEIIELNEKLVCHIFKTVKGIDLPRPFPRLPYAEAMNRYGSDKPDTRYGLELVDVSDVLKDSGFKVFREAISNGGIVKILPIPNGNDAISNVRIKPGGDIFREAAEAGAKGLAYIRVRENGELDTIGAIKDNLTPEQKQEILTRTGAKAGHLLLFAAADRSTVNKTLDRIRQFVAKEFKLIEKDKINFLWVTEFPMFEWNADEKRLEALHHPFTAPHPDDISDLKTARAQAYDLVFNGFEVGGGSLRIYQREVQEQVFSAIGLSTEEAQSKFGFLLEAFEYGTPPHGGIAYGVDRLVMLLSGEESIRDVIAFPKTQQARCLLTDAPANVDAKQLKELHVASTFKPKV
- a CDS encoding ImmA/IrrE family metallo-endopeptidase, with translation MKKLNLNFDWLPNGNNSPEIQQTMGMFSLQAGEINLTENEDIWTQKICPTVLLSAYPLALWMASSWWRLLFEPLPPAGIKPSVDWRMAHELTASNQGFIWPRVIFASDTESMQIWATPSHPSDKQSVRYINGLERAVSENFLEFDSIAAAFIESVISRLHETGVYGTSLAHLWEEVQEERSDPYSTMYCRREAELGYDPDECPDEIVKDALDLAERVGNETLSELAPTCGKESSSSETKPFSAIKELIESTGLKGKPVNWSNLPVNQDTVKAPWQRAKEVASFVHKKIDNEEKPLTNKILCDLLGLQESEYDGWQPQKRQPISVAVPLGNNGFHYHPRKSHPLAKRFEFARLIGDYLLYGNCGKSWLASTDIRTSRQKYQRAFAAEFLCPLDSLQAYLNNDYSESAIEDASEYFMVSQQTIETILTNNGLIFSSHRVNDLEPRIPY